One Candidatus Neomarinimicrobiota bacterium DNA window includes the following coding sequences:
- the amrB gene encoding AmmeMemoRadiSam system protein B, producing the protein MYNDIRAPAVSGTFYPSDKSDLKELVSGFLQVEDKLNEDQRLIALVSPHAGLIYSGHVAGHGYGLLKNSKIRKVVILAPSHHEHLIGGTIYDGDAYSTPLGDIPVDRELSAEMANKSEFLSLSSKGHGPEHSLEVQLPFLQLILDGGFELVPVIIGNVNPEMASEISSSITEVISEADEEVLLIASTDLSHFHNQEQANLLDRQTADHIERMSIDELYDECEAGNCEACGINPLVIVMRTSQQLGASNSKVLKYATSGDVSGDFSSVVGYLSAAITG; encoded by the coding sequence ATGTACAATGATATACGGGCTCCGGCGGTGTCAGGAACGTTTTATCCGTCGGATAAATCAGATCTGAAAGAGCTTGTCAGCGGATTTCTTCAAGTCGAAGATAAATTAAATGAGGACCAGAGATTAATCGCCCTCGTTAGCCCTCACGCGGGTCTCATTTATTCAGGGCATGTTGCGGGGCATGGTTACGGGTTACTTAAGAACAGCAAAATTAGAAAAGTAGTTATACTGGCTCCAAGTCATCATGAACATTTAATCGGAGGGACTATCTACGATGGGGACGCCTATTCAACTCCGCTTGGGGATATACCTGTTGACAGGGAATTATCCGCGGAGATGGCAAATAAATCCGAATTTCTCAGCCTCTCCTCCAAGGGACACGGACCCGAACATTCTCTCGAAGTGCAGCTCCCTTTTCTTCAATTGATTCTTGACGGCGGATTTGAGCTGGTTCCGGTTATTATCGGAAACGTTAATCCTGAAATGGCATCCGAAATTTCTTCCTCGATCACAGAAGTCATTTCTGAAGCCGATGAAGAGGTTTTGCTTATAGCCAGCACCGACCTCTCACATTTTCACAATCAGGAGCAGGCAAATTTGCTCGATAGGCAAACTGCGGATCACATTGAGAGGATGTCCATTGACGAATTATATGATGAGTGTGAAGCCGGAAATTGCGAGGCGTGCGGCATAAATCCTCTCGTGATTGTCATGAGGACTTCTCAGCAGCTGGGAGCTTCAAATTCAAAAGTTCTTAAATATGCGACTTCCGGCGACGTGAGTGGAGATTTTTCAAGCGTCGTAGGATATCTTTCGGCTGCGATCACAGGGTGA
- the amrA gene encoding AmmeMemoRadiSam system protein A yields MMISEEDKSVMLSAAREVVTAAAKGEEVARLDSLKGINYQPMGVFVTLHKKGELRGCIGYIEGVKPLGDAIIEMSEAAATRDPRFAPVTENELDEIDLEISLLSPLEKIDDPEQIEIGKHGLVIKRGFNKGLLLPQVATENNWDRDTFLEHSCLKANLPSDAWQSEDTEISIFSAEVFSESSIEHLDAP; encoded by the coding sequence CTGATGATATCCGAAGAAGATAAGAGTGTCATGCTCAGCGCCGCCCGGGAGGTCGTGACGGCTGCAGCAAAAGGCGAGGAAGTAGCCCGTCTCGATTCGCTCAAGGGAATCAATTATCAGCCGATGGGTGTTTTCGTCACACTTCATAAAAAAGGCGAGCTGCGCGGCTGTATAGGTTATATAGAAGGCGTCAAGCCACTCGGGGACGCCATCATCGAGATGTCCGAGGCAGCGGCAACACGCGATCCGAGGTTTGCGCCGGTTACCGAAAATGAACTTGATGAGATCGATCTCGAAATTTCGCTGCTCTCTCCGCTCGAAAAAATCGACGATCCGGAACAGATTGAAATCGGGAAGCACGGATTGGTTATCAAAAGGGGATTCAACAAAGGTTTGTTGCTGCCGCAGGTGGCGACCGAGAACAACTGGGACAGAGATACCTTTCTCGAACATTCCTGTTTGAAAGCTAATTTGCCTTCAGACGCCTGGCAATCAGAGGATACGGAAATTTCAATTTTTTCAGCTGAAGTATTCAGTGAGAGCTCTATTGAGCATTTAGATGCCCCGTAA
- a CDS encoding DUF2520 domain-containing protein → MPRKAAVIGAGRVGRSMLTSLVKSGYYPGAVISATTDSAKSLADAIGCEIYGEDYSLIPEDTDLIVISVPDDKLETAIKNLDGHWKFATGTLVVHTSGLHESDLMNPLSEKGAKIVSVHPAASFPDGKPLSFEGMRFGIEGKDSDEGVKLVNELGGIPFRIDSGKKSLYHAACTLASGYVNVLLDVSKDMMSDAGIEKPDNVVVTLAESAVKGWNDAGISALTGSIVRGDVDSVKKHLQALKRNGTDHDIYRILAVKTVEKCVKAGIIDSEISRKIVRILDEQVSDGDF, encoded by the coding sequence ATGCCCCGTAAAGCGGCGGTTATCGGTGCGGGTCGGGTGGGGCGCTCAATGCTTACATCGTTAGTAAAATCCGGATATTATCCGGGCGCGGTTATCAGCGCTACCACCGATTCCGCTAAATCATTGGCTGACGCTATCGGATGCGAGATATACGGTGAGGATTATTCGCTTATTCCCGAAGATACGGATCTGATCGTCATATCGGTTCCTGATGATAAGCTCGAGACAGCGATTAAAAATCTGGACGGGCATTGGAAGTTCGCAACGGGAACTCTTGTCGTTCATACTTCCGGATTGCACGAATCTGATCTGATGAACCCGTTATCGGAAAAAGGAGCGAAAATCGTTTCTGTTCATCCGGCGGCGTCGTTCCCCGACGGAAAACCGCTCTCTTTCGAGGGAATGCGGTTCGGAATCGAGGGTAAAGATAGTGATGAAGGTGTAAAGCTGGTAAACGAGCTCGGGGGAATTCCATTCCGAATTGATTCAGGAAAGAAATCATTATATCATGCCGCATGCACACTCGCGAGCGGATATGTTAACGTCCTGTTGGATGTCTCCAAAGATATGATGTCGGATGCAGGGATTGAAAAACCCGATAATGTCGTGGTCACGCTGGCTGAAAGCGCCGTTAAGGGCTGGAACGATGCTGGTATATCGGCTCTGACGGGGTCGATCGTGCGGGGAGACGTCGACTCGGTGAAAAAGCATCTACAGGCTCTGAAGAGAAATGGTACCGACCATGATATTTATCGGATACTCGCCGTTAAAACGGTTGAAAAATGTGTGAAAGCGGGAATTATAGATTCCGAAATCTCACGGAAAATAGTTCGGATATTAGACGAACAGGTATCTGATGGTGACTTCTGA
- a CDS encoding prolipoprotein diacylglyceryl transferase, with translation MYPILFKLGPFQITSFGFMMAVGFLISAWILRKELTRIKKDPELAYELVMAAAIGGVVGAKINFLLLHLDAVFANPFGMIFSGAGLVWYGGLIGGTSATMFWAHKLGISVGVTAGIMAPLLALGQGIGRIGCFLVGDDWGKASSVPWAMAFPNGIDPVDYPVHPTQLYEMSALFIIFSIIWYNRNKIQTAWAPLWWYFILSGVQRFIVEFYRVNTVLLGGLTLAQITSIIFIFIGGYGLYKLYGNQTPVRAGAKQRT, from the coding sequence TTGTATCCGATCCTGTTCAAGCTTGGACCGTTTCAAATCACAAGCTTCGGTTTTATGATGGCTGTCGGGTTTCTTATCAGCGCCTGGATATTGAGAAAAGAGTTGACCCGTATCAAAAAAGATCCGGAGTTGGCTTACGAGTTGGTAATGGCGGCAGCGATTGGAGGGGTGGTGGGCGCCAAGATCAATTTTCTCCTGCTCCATTTGGATGCCGTCTTTGCGAATCCATTCGGTATGATATTCTCCGGTGCCGGACTCGTCTGGTACGGCGGTCTGATAGGGGGTACCTCGGCAACCATGTTCTGGGCGCACAAGTTAGGGATATCGGTCGGTGTGACCGCCGGGATTATGGCTCCGCTTCTCGCTCTCGGACAGGGGATAGGAAGGATAGGATGTTTTTTAGTAGGCGACGACTGGGGAAAAGCTTCTTCCGTTCCCTGGGCAATGGCGTTTCCAAACGGGATCGATCCTGTGGATTATCCTGTGCACCCGACGCAATTATACGAGATGTCAGCCCTGTTCATTATCTTCTCCATCATTTGGTACAACCGGAATAAAATTCAAACTGCGTGGGCGCCGTTATGGTGGTACTTCATACTCTCAGGAGTGCAACGTTTTATCGTGGAATTTTACAGGGTAAATACCGTTCTGCTGGGAGGGCTGACATTAGCGCAGATTACCAGCATCATATTCATCTTTATAGGCGGTTACGGACTCTACAAGTTATACGGAAACCAGACTCCGGTAAGGGCTGGCGCGAAACAACGCACATGA
- a CDS encoding NHL repeat-containing protein, which produces MKKKLFIYISASLLSSQLYAQPGWIFEREITVDCCPEGGRLTKFDVSFSGDIYAIDQNENRLLKLSKNGRVEKWIGGFGWRKEQFDTPSDIWVTGLDIFVSDKNNHRIQRFDMELNYISTLEGDNESADVEFEYPSSVAQSQRGNVYVADPVNGKVIKFSGDGQFLLEFGGIGYGRGRLIEPVSIAVSLNEKVLIADIGKNQILEYDEFGNFLGILGEGLQYEPSIVAAAETGEILVLDEENMTLYSIEKDGRGYSKIELPEYEMGFMSPIDLAVRGNKLYILDSNEKRIITFVHR; this is translated from the coding sequence TTGAAAAAGAAATTATTCATTTACATATCAGCGAGCCTGTTGAGTTCGCAGCTGTATGCTCAGCCGGGCTGGATATTCGAGCGTGAAATAACTGTCGATTGCTGCCCGGAAGGGGGGCGATTGACAAAGTTTGACGTTTCTTTCTCGGGGGATATTTACGCAATCGATCAAAACGAAAACAGGCTTCTCAAGTTATCGAAGAACGGCAGGGTCGAAAAATGGATTGGCGGATTCGGCTGGCGAAAAGAACAGTTTGATACTCCCTCGGACATATGGGTCACCGGATTGGATATCTTCGTTTCAGATAAGAATAATCATAGAATACAACGCTTCGATATGGAATTGAATTATATCTCCACGCTTGAGGGCGATAACGAATCGGCAGATGTGGAATTCGAGTACCCGAGCAGCGTAGCTCAATCTCAAAGGGGAAACGTGTATGTTGCCGACCCGGTAAACGGAAAGGTAATCAAGTTTTCCGGCGATGGCCAATTTCTGCTGGAGTTCGGAGGCATAGGGTACGGTCGGGGAAGATTAATCGAGCCGGTCAGCATAGCTGTTAGTCTAAATGAAAAAGTGCTGATCGCAGACATCGGAAAGAATCAAATCTTGGAGTACGACGAATTCGGTAACTTTCTCGGTATCCTTGGCGAGGGGCTTCAATATGAACCTTCGATAGTAGCCGCAGCGGAAACAGGCGAGATATTGGTACTCGACGAGGAAAATATGACGCTCTATTCGATAGAAAAAGACGGAAGAGGATATTCGAAAATTGAATTGCCGGAGTACGAGATGGGATTTATGTCACCCATCGATTTAGCTGTCCGGGGGAACAAATTATACATCCTTGATTCGAACGAAAAAAGGATAATCACTTTTGTGCACAGATGA